DNA from Triplophysa dalaica isolate WHDGS20190420 chromosome 9, ASM1584641v1, whole genome shotgun sequence:
TATTGGATCCCATTTGCAGACCTATGACGTTTTTTCCTTCTTTGATCTGATCTTCAGTGAAGTCTCTACGGTTCTCCTGAGCTTTCCTGCAGAAAAGCACAgggtcaataaaataaaacaatgcacacTGTCTTGTCGTCTCATAGAAGTGTGTCATCTGCTCTACTCACTTGAAGAACCAGTTGGGATCACCTCGGAAGGTGCCTTCATCTTTCGTTACGGCAATGCTGCCCAGAGCCATGAGTGTTCTCTGCACGGCGGCCAAATCCTTTCCTGGCAAAGAAATATTCAAAAATCTTACTCATCGTTTGTCCGGGAAAAAAAGTTCATATTATGTGTAAAGTCGCAATAACACTGGACTTTAAGAATACGCGATTTCTgtatcactttattttacagtcctgtttcccATTTACACACTGTGTacttattatagtaaatattataacTGGGTAATAAATAAGTACTAAACCTGAACagacccctaaacctaaccttatcCCATGTAGTTACTTTAAATTACCCAGATCATTCTTAGTTGAGTACACTGTAAGAACACTATAGGTACAcgttctgtaaaataaagtgcaaccaAAATTTTATCGCAAAGTCCTACTAATATGGATTTGATTGACAACAGTTTGTTGATTAAACAACAGTTGGGGTTTTTGTATTTAGACATGGATTCCGTCATTGTCATTGGAATTTTGTACAATGCAGCTTTACAAAGCCAACAAATATTTGAACAGTGAAAACAACAGGGTCCATGGGGACATTTGACGGGGCAAAGACATCTAATGTGTGTGGAATGTAATATGCATGCAGACTTTTGTTTGCATACACACCTTCCCACAGATCGACGGTCTGGAACATGTCTGTTTTAATGACGCCGTACTGCTCAGCAGCATTGAGGAACTGAGACACCTGCTCCATCTGTTTGAAAGCCATACTGGAGCTCTGGATCTTCTTCACAGGCTTGTCCTTACACAGACTGTTGATGAGCTCGCACAAAATCTAACAGCACATACACAAGAGTTACACTTTTTACCATCATTCAGAATGATATACTGTAATGTACGAGCAGACAATATGAATTTGACAGACACTGTCAGTGCATTCAAATTATTCATTTGAACAATATGTTTTCTCCTTGGGAATCAAACTCggtcatcgtttactcaaccccaggttgtttcaaacctttatataCTTATTTTTTCCGATGAACCcaaaaggagatatttggaagaatgttagcaattatCATTTCTAGGAcgtcatccactaccatagtagggtaGCCTATCCCTTTAACGATGGGGAATGTTGGACACGCCCAGTGCATGGTCTTATAGGGTTGTCCCTGCCCCTTTTATGAGTCATGGGTGTGTTTTTGGGAGAAacatgcagtaaaccaatcaaaGCTTCATCTCCCATTACGATATGACAGGGTCCTTAGATTCTGTCCGGTGTAGGCCTTTACCTTTATAATGGAAAGACGGCTCAAACGCGCCGTGTCTGAAAATCAGGCCCACTAGATTACTTTTCGCTTTGTCTATGAGAACAAGCTTTATAATCTCACACTCTGAACTAATGGCATGTATACTAATTATTTAACAGCTTTTATGAAATTCGCCTCTGAAAGTTTTGCTTTGTTATACTCACACATCCATCTTTAAGCCAGGCCTGGAAGCCTGGTTTCCCGGCCTCTGGCTTGCTCGCCTCAGAGCCACACTGAGCCACAATCCACTCCACCAGACGGCCCTCCAGCTCAGAGTCGTACTTCTGTTCGATTTTGTCCTGCACTTGGCGGCTCATTCCATAAGATGGACCTTTGTTTGCCATACCTGGACCCTGATGaaggagaagagaggagatgtttttgtgtattCACTTCTCATGATCTTCAGCAAAGAAGTCTGAACACCTGAAACATCATATCGTGATATCATTAATGACTCAATGCAGGTATACGTTCGACACTTCCATGTAGTAAGTTTTGGACACGTTTGAGATATTggccacaatggttacaaacaCTTGCCTCCCcacattttgtgatttattggtCAAAATAAAGATATTCCAAATGACTGAAATGTGCCCTGGTATTATACACACTGTTGCTAagattttataatatttcacaCTAAAGGTTACGATGGGAACGGCACATTTCTGTTTGGATAGAAGCAtttgctaaatgattaaatgaaaatgtatgtgtcTTTTTCAAGACACCCAAAGGTTGCTCTAGTTATCATCGTCAGCGATCAATGTTTAACTTGCAAGCTAAACAGTGGTTTTAGGGGATTTGCTCTGTATGTGGTTGTCACGCTCAAAGCATTACATTGTGCACACGATGTGCCGTTTCATTATTCTCTAGGAACAAACATTTCTACATTTTCCTCATGAGATTGTGACCTCCCTTTGTCTCGTGAAATCCTCTTCTCCTAGAAACAAATATTAACAAGTAATAAAACAGAATCAAAAATGTCAACAACCAACAAAGATTTAAGAAGCAGCCAAAAGTACAAGCCcccaaaatacaatacaatgtgTGTAATATAGACACAAACAAGCGTTTGATCAATCGTGCATGTACACTAAAGATCTTTAGCAGTGAAGCATGATTCCATGTGTACACAGTTCAGCTCAATGGCCAAATTTATTactatttatgttattttctttatcaTACCTTGAGATGAACTGTCACACAAAAGGCAATAAAGACACATTCTCCATGTTCATGTAATCCTTGAGCGATATAGAGCTCCAAACTTTTAATTCCAACCTGGaccattttattattcatatgCTTTTTCATGGTGGTCTGAAAGCTACATTTTCATGGTAcaacatcttttttatttgttattagaAAAAATGGAAGTGGTCCTAAAGAATTGCCATGAGAGTTTGGTAAGCAACTGTTTACATACACAGGGAGTGTCTGACAGGATTAGATGAACATTCGTGTAGAGCTGACATTCAGTAAAAGTTTGTGACCGGATCCTCCTCGGTTAAACGCAAAGccaacccacacacacacacaaactgagcATCACCTGGGATGCCATTCTGCAGTTTAGTAGAGCACCTCTGAAGTTCCAACCTTAAAGAATGAGTAAAAAGTAAATCACCTTGCacatttcactcaaaaataaaaatgccatCATCTTTTATTCACCACAGTTTGGttcaaaacctttatgactGAATAGAGTTGGGTGCAATGCTGTTGGTTACCAATGTGTGCTATACAGAGATCTATACAGAGATTCACATGATCATACCTAAGGAGTACACCTCATGTACTCCCAGCATTTAAGATGAGAATGACTAACTATAAAAAagaccttaaagtgatagttcacccaaaaatgaaaattctgtcatcatttgctcaccctcatgttgtttcataCCTATATAAattagaaagatatttggaagaattttcgTAATTTTCAGTTCCTGGACATCatagactaccatagtaggaaacctTAAATGGTAGGTTTTcctcaattcttcaaaatatcacatttgtgttcaacagaataaaaaaaacaatatgtgttcatactatggtagtggatacAGAGTGAACCCAGAACTGAcaattgctgacattcttccaaatatctttctcaaaGAAAtggatacaggtttgaaacaacctgagagtaaatgttgacagaattttccttttggggtgaactatccctttaaactgaataataaaaacattcaaacagatCTGATTTGTGAGATTGTTTCCTGCAGGTTATTCAAAGGGTATATTAATAATTGAAAGAAGAAAAGATCAATAAAGGTGAAACTTACTCTCGTAATGATTAAACAATGATGTCCTCCGTGCAATCACCTGGGCTCCCGAGCTGTGAGTATTGTGAGTAtgagtgtgtgtaaatatgtgtgagTGATTTCGTCTAGATACAAGTGCTTTATGTTCGCCTGAGTCCTCCCTAATCCTGCATCCTTTACCATCAGAGAGATAGAAAAAGGCATTCGgtaataaagagagagagctgctGAGAATAGGAAACTGAAACCATAAAAGGCCATGGTCTTTTCCTGAACCCACCCTCCTCTCCAAACATCTTTTAGTGACTGCCCCACAACTTTACTGGTAGAGCAAAGCCTTATTTGGGAAGAGGCTTGGAAAAGGAAGGGAACTGAGCCAAGAACCTTTAGTTTGGTCAGGGACCAGAATTCTCCAAATACCACATTACTGCATCAGCAGAGCTTCGAGAGGAACGGTGAGAAAGCCTGTTGTGCTGGAAGATATGTGCGGTGGGGCTGGAGGGTGGGTAGAGGCCTGCGAGTTAAGACAAGGACAAAAATGGAAGCGTGTGATGTATAGGTTTAGATCATCAGAGGGACAGAGCTGAAGATGAAATCAATATTAAAGCACCTATATGTCATCAGGACAGTATGTCAGGTATTTCACATCGGAGGTAATAATGGGTTTGAGATGAGATGGGCAAAAGGATTTAATGCAGCTGTTAAATTGGCCTTGTATGAGCAAATTGCACCCATGTGTACATTCAGCCTTTTATTATCCAGTTCTGCAAACACGCTGTCCTGCTACACTGGGAATTTTACTGgcctttaaatgtttcattgtttcttATACAGATTGCTTTTTAATCTCAGTCCCACACTAAATGCGTTCGATGTTCTACCACAGTGAAGGTCTATATTTTAAGAGGTCAGCCGGTTCAGGCTCCCAATCTATTACTTCGGGTCTCAGGTCTGAGTGTAATAACAAACATattaatgtaaacaacatgcaCCCCATGCCGTTACAATGAATGGCAAGGAATGCAATGCTCAATATATCCACTCAAGCGAAGGAAGTCCTGCCTCCCAGTGAAACGAGACAATCGTCAATCAATGAAGGCTGACGATTTTCTGGATCGGGGCTTTTGCAGGAAAAACGTCACCTGCACTCATTAATGAAGAAGGGGCAAAATGGCATCGCTGAGCTCTCCGAACTTCGACATTTAACATGGGTAATTTTGTCTCAGCAACCCTACACTCCTTGCAGTTTTAACATGCAATGCAAGAACAATGCATATGGCTTCAGTGAAATAGCAAAAGGATGAATAAACATGATGGATTTATATTTGACGATCAATATTATGTATCGCCATACAAATACAATGTTTCTTTAATATACAGGCTTAGAAAatcctatttttttatatgatgttACACACCACCGGTACCGTGGGTGGTGATATACACCTTAACATGTTGGTTGCGATTAAAAGGAAAGAAGGAGAAGCACGTTCGTTGATCATTATTTACTGTTCGTTAATGTTAAAACGTCATATGAGAAGGTTGTTTTCACATGTCATTTCTCATgtaaattattcaattattcaatgttttactgtgtgttacttgcagttgatgtgttttgtcaacatattttgtgttttttactcgaaacaattaaaacttaatttgtggaaattattcaacatttattgtggttgttttgtttgttatgttGTTAAATTCCTAAATTATTTGCGTtcacatttttcctttttataaaaatgtatttgatgtttcatttattgttcactgctaactattataatgtttgctttttaaatacAAAGCTGGAAGCattgttgggtaaattactctgaaaaagtaattaattactagttactcattacatgttcaatagtgtaattagattactgtccaaattactctgtccaaaaagtatttagttactcattactaattactttctatatcctacatcaaccttgtgattccagtgattcaaggatagacatgaaacagcttatttaattaattcaaataaataatattattaactgacaaaagtattacaaatgtgagaaatatacattaaagcacagattttaaagtaagactttgacttttgatgtcaattacactagtgcacacgcatatatttcacaaagtatttagtttaattacatcaaaagtaactgtaattaaattacagaaaacatataagtaatcccttactttacttttcaagggaaaagtaattaaattacagtaactaattacttagtaactagttacgcCCAACACTGGCTGGAAGCAATAtctggatttagtaacattaaaggtatttaataacaattaaaCCATAATTTTGtggcattaaaacattacaaatatttattgcCATTAAAACAGCACCTTTTCATAAATTACGTCTTGGTTGAGTTTAGAATTAGGTGATGCATATTCACTCAGGATTCGAGTGAACAGGTATTTTTGCTTTTGAGTGGAGCTCCACTTGCCCGATCAGCAGCAGCAGCCCCAATTGCTCTAGTGGGGCCAGGGTCGGAATGGGAAACAAATGCAGGCCGGGATATCCCACACATCCAGGCAATAAACcacaaatctatttttattgaatgcTTTgtaatcataccacaaacttcATCAATGCTTAATTAAACTGACAGTGCATTgtttatgagcaaaataaatacaaataatgcaaaccacaaaagcatgtttaaatgatttatactACAAGTCTATCTTTAAGTGAAGATTCATTCAATCTTTAGGTcttatattaaaacaacaaatacacatcATATGCTTAAATCTTATGTGTGAAGAGAAAAAATTGCATCATGCTGTCAATATTCTCCCCGTCACTGCTTTATGGCtgttttcctttaaaatgcTAATGACGTTAGAAACGTGAATGTCGCTTTGTTGACAGTCCCTAAATTCACAAATATTGAATGCCCAACGATAAGGTAGCTATGTCAGTCTTTTATGGTGTGCTTATACTTAAGTGTCAAGagcacattattttaaagcCAAAGTACGTCAATTTTGATGTGTGAGCACATGGGCGTAAAtgtcatttaacagtagggggggacaatacataAAATTTTTCTCGAGAGCAATTTTTGGAGGggacaaataatacagtcaaaattgtacttaataCGACACTAatcgacaatatgcattaggtttatgggtttatcatgcagacttgcagtcatattataactgaactgaactgtgaacaataaaggtttttccatttatatatattttttgtctttgttgtgaagacaggaactacCCATAATACAACATGTTGACATTGagtcactttttttttttttaaacagttttaaaatgttatcctgatttatactacaacattgtttgacaaagtaaccgtacatcgacattattgagtagttgttattttcccctgtagtgctCAATCTCCGCTAACAAAATTTcttcatgttcgtgtacccaaacaaacttaaattctgtgttgtagtcgttgatgaatcgcccgagttagtaaactgaatgtttagtttatccgccgcgcacatactgaACACAATAGATGATGAGAAAACGATCCTCTTCAACTGAATGAACGCTgagcaccttttgtggacgctagatatatagtgccaacatcacaaaactgtaaccggtgtgttcgcggctgtgtgtgacacgggacctgaatggcgGGATCGGTGGCTAAGTGTGgcggttaatgttcacatcaagacaggtcgcttaaaatataacaatgaatgcgaaacggcttcggcgtgttagttgcagtgtgtgaagtcctatgtaacaagctaacgtttgctagctaagtaacgttttaatcgctaacatagcagattcatgaaaaagtacatcggtaatcagcattttttaaacaactaatttattaatgaatcagcatcaactacattaaagagaatcacttcatttaacgTGAATACAatatccttcttactggagttcaacaaccactgatgaactgagttCATAACTGActgaatgtgttgcgcaatgcgcaggtgagattAACGTGGattgggccaaaccattgtgagaggcagggggAGCTCAACAGTTTCTTAATTTAAAACgcaatttttgcttttgtattttctaccaattacacaattagattagataaacgtaaatatatatttatgaaaatagcGAATTTAACTGATCGAGGgggggggacaaccctcggatagagggggacatgtcccctccgtcccccccgggatttacgcccatgtgTGAGCACAAACTCTCCTCACGCAAGcggatttatttttctcacgCACAGAACTGGACACGCGCACTAGAAGCTCTCCGCTCACACGCGGAACATTCTTTCCTCGCACCTGGATTTATTTTGCTCTTGCACAAAAATGCGAGAATAAAAGAAAGCCGCATGCGAGCGAAGTACGTTTGCGCTACGATAACATGCTATCgacatttgtctgtaaaaataGCCACAGCTGGCTGGCTATGGCGTTATTTTAATATCTAAGGTAGCGAGTGCATTGTTACAAGGCGAGAGCGCCTTCATGCAATACGAGCGCGCGATTCTCTCTGCTCTCACGACGATTTCCTTTGCTCACGCACAAAACGGGATGCGCGCTCCCAATTATGCTCTCTTTTGAATGTTCTCTGCTGTCGCTCAGTGAGTGTGTGCGCACTCAATATGCCTGCCGTGCGTCCACGCATCCTTTGGTACTCTTGCTCTTCAGAGTTCCACCTGTGTTTTCTGGGATTCTGGGAAGTGTCAAAAGTAGTCAACCAATCAGGTATAGGCTTCCGCCGCGGGCCAATGAAAATGTGACCTCTTACATGGCATTTTATTGGTTGAAAGGGACTCGACATACTCAACGACGCAAGATGGATCCAGCACGTTCACAggtaaagttttgatatatttgatgCAACATTATTTATCAAATGTATATTAGAAATGAAGGGGGCGTTAGGATGCTTTTTAGGCTACATATAAACATCCTTCTCAGTTTAACTACCACATCATTCAGACAAAACAGGCCAACATCCACCAAGTTCATGTGGTCCTCATGCATGAACACTTAAAAAAGTATTCTCAAAATAGTACTAAATTGATTAAAGAAATATTAGGATTTGTGTCTtaatctaaaataatatttactaCAAATTACGGTACATATCagaacaataatagcagtggagtatgaATCTCCCAAGATGGCAGTGCAACACAGGGCATGAGGTCAGCTTCACACTCTTAAATGATCAAAGGGACAATTTTagattattttagcattttattttcaaatatatagtAACCCATTTGGAGCACAGTTTAGGGCACAAAACTGAATTTCTATGTAATCTAACAAACGCTCCCTTCCTGTTCATTTGATTAATAATGTTgcatcaaatatataaaaattgttACCTAAGAACATGGTAGATCCAGAGGCGTATTAAGACCTTATGGTGACCCTTGGCAACAGCCTCCGAGGTGCACCCCATCCACCCACATGCAATAATCCACTcattaaattttttataaattaaaatatttataagaatgaGACTCAGCCATGTacaataaatgattttacaaGAATTACACATCAACATGACACATTAacatgacacaaaacaactCTTCATCAAGTATTTTTAGCAATAAGGCCTACTGTAGTTAAAGGGCAATTGCTTTCTGTTGTAATgttacatttcttgtttttatgtagtaaaaaaaaaacactcattttttttctaacagGTGTAAATGTTGTGCATGCCACAAAGAAGGGGTACAgggacatttttatatataaaacctATGTATAGCTTGCATGTATGTAATAACATTAGCGGACAATGGAACAATGTACAGATTTTCAGGACACCGGGACTTTAATTCACCAAAGTGGATACAATGTATTGCAGGAAACgttattgttactattttaaCTGCTAGAGAGACGCACTAAACATACAGATTTCGTTGCACATACAGCTATTCAAACTCAATTTTTAAGCACAGTATGTGTATATTCTTCTCACAGACTACTAAACGATCACATAAGTACTGCAATAACATGACTCCACTTAAAAGTACACATATGAATGGATTGCTATAGGGATGACACTAATGCAAACGCAGGTTTGGACCTTAAATAGTGCCCTTACCTCAACGTACTATTAGCATTCAAACTGTTTGAAGCTTAAAGTGTACATGTAAGATGACTGGCCTCATAACacttgtgattggctgaatgtTAGTTCACTCAAATCTATGCAACCAACCAGATAACATGGGCGAGAATGTTGGCAGAGGCGTGTCGAAAAATGCGGGGAACAGAACCATTTTTATCTGAAAGTGGGGGGTATGCCCGCACATGGTGCCACGCCTATTTAGTGCAAATGTGtgaattaaatcttaaaaaacaagtgcttatgtacatttgtaaaattTTCATTTCGAATTAAAGGTTTATTTAGTGTCCCCTGAAGTCTTGGTGCCCCTGGGCACTCGCCCAATTGCCCATATGGTTAATCCGCTGCTGCGTGGATCCATTTTGCGTCGTTGAGTATGTCGAGTCAATGATCGCATGAGGTCACATTTTCATTGGCCCGCGGCGGAAGCCTATACCTGATTGGTTGACTACTTTTGACACTTCCCAGAATCCCAGAAAACACAGGTGGAACTCTGAAGAGCAAGAGTACCAAAGGATGCGTGGACGCACGGCAGGCATATTGAGTGCGCACACACTCACTGAGCGACAGCAGAGAACATTCAAAAGAGAGCATAATTGGGAGCGCGCATCCCGTTTTGTGCGTGAGCAAAGGAAATCGTCGTGAGAGCAGAGAGAATCGCGCGCTCGTATTGCATGAAGGCGCTCTCGCCTTATCGTTACCTTAGATATTAAAATAACGCCATAGCTGGCAGCATGCCAAATCAGTCGACAGGCCACCGGGAATCCCCTCGGTTCTCCCGATGGACAGTCCGGGCTTGAGTGGGGTGCTTGCTAGCCTGTGCGCAGGTTAAGTAGATAAGTTTAGCAAGCCAAAGTCATAAtggttttttaattaaattattaattaaattaattaattaatttaattaattaattattaaattatttattatagattggaaatatattgtttaattcTGCCAGCTTCCCACATTTaagtagataggactgtggacttgctGTGATGTAAATAGCTGCCCAGAGGCATTGAAAACATGGCTGCCGAGTGGCATGACTTACGGAAACGTAAATTGGTAATACCCAAGTTGATCTGAGAACAAGCGCCGTGATCAATGTCAGTCAGCACTGTACGTGTGTTTTGTACAGATTTGTAAGAAAGGTGTGAGCCTGGAAATAATGGGGCAAAAAACGAGCGACCTCAGCCAGGAGAAGCAGATCTCTGTTGCAGCTAAGCGATCATGGATGCCTTCATGTGTGATCTGAGAAAATCCCGCATTGCATGCTTCTTATTTGGTCAGAGATCACTGAGAGGATAGCAAATAATGAATGCAGCTAATGTCAGCAGTCATGGCACTGGACGAGCAATCTTTATTGTTGTTCAAAAGCGCAAAGAGTTGAAGTTGAGCTTATAAATCACACGTTATgcaattttattacaaaatattgaaaacaggttgaaaaaatatttaatccaATATTTGGGGATAATACAGCATATTGAGTTAATCACAAGCTATCTTCGGTAGCCGGGTCATTTTTACTGAAAGCTCAGCAAGTGTTGTAGGGTTTTGAACACAGCACAAAGGGGTTAAATGAATTCATAGAATTGTGAAAATGTGGATCGCATCAGATCTGCGCAGAGCGGCAGCTCTGAGAGATCCAGTGAATTCCCTTGGAACGTGCAGCattatttcattactttactCCTTTCTTGTAAAGTATTACGCCAACATTGCTTACATAACTGAAAAATAATAAGTCTTCTTATATTTCAGCCTGCTTAATTTCAACACTTAgacctggtttcacagacattGCTGATGAAATGaattttgagctgtcttaactgaaaataactgacatatctaaaaatatattcgtgcctttgttttgtttcaagatgcacatcagttatgtttttttctactgCATTTTAATGAAAGCGACTTTATTAGCCTAAATTAACTAAGGCAttgtcctggcttaagctaaatCTTGTAAATGAAACGGGCCTTTGTCTCCTTATCCAGTTGAGAGAATCCAGCATTTTAATAAAGGATTTCATAAATAAGACtgcatttacattcacagtACTCGTACATAGTGGTTTTAAAACGTAATTTACTATGATTTTGAGCAATCAGTTTCCTTACATATGAATGGATATAGCTAATCCACTAGCTACTAACTGTCTCTTATCTCTGTGTCTATTTTTATCACTGTACGTATCGTAGTACGTGGACAGGGCACACGCAGTTGTATATTCACATAAAAAGGGTTTGAATGAGCATCGGTCATTGCACATTGTCTTGTTTAGTGTAATTGTTGTTTT
Protein-coding regions in this window:
- the tagln gene encoding transgelin isoform X2 yields the protein MANKGPSYGMSRQVQDKIEQKYDSELEGRLVEWIVAQCGSEASKPEAGKPGFQAWLKDGCILCELINSLCKDKPVKKIQSSSMAFKQMEQVSQFLNAAEQYGVIKTDMFQTVDLWEGKDLAAVQRTLMALGSIAVTKDEGTFRGDPNWFFKKAQENRRDFTEDQIKEGKNVIGLQMGSNKGASQSGMTGYGRPRQIMNP
- the tagln gene encoding transgelin isoform X1 translates to MASQGPGMANKGPSYGMSRQVQDKIEQKYDSELEGRLVEWIVAQCGSEASKPEAGKPGFQAWLKDGCILCELINSLCKDKPVKKIQSSSMAFKQMEQVSQFLNAAEQYGVIKTDMFQTVDLWEGKDLAAVQRTLMALGSIAVTKDEGTFRGDPNWFFKKAQENRRDFTEDQIKEGKNVIGLQMGSNKGASQSGMTGYGRPRQIMNP